The following coding sequences lie in one Candidatus Nitrospira allomarina genomic window:
- a CDS encoding carboxypeptidase-like regulatory domain-containing protein — MMMRVMVIVMFLMNVSSMGLAYQEGPVRNGGAIQGHVRIHGERPRPMAFNLVTIPDAVYCGRISTGTGWRIVEDFIIGPQGSLKDAVVMVKGVEKGKPFSLPKVEVEAIDCDFLPFVNVLKDQDEITVINMDPVEHDIQGYETARERGARVLFNRPLPMNPFHNVVGMFGKNVHTHLPGKPMIEKIHLRKGRDVFVMQCGFHPYMFSWGLVVDNPYYSISKEDGAYEIRDIPAGEYQVTVWHPGMKTYLEKTVRVEPGKTLTLDFQYESPQGRRSVHEMQENPHFGLEMLGEGVEIIPSLRRQVP, encoded by the coding sequence ATGATGATGAGGGTCATGGTGATCGTGATGTTCCTGATGAATGTGTCATCCATGGGGTTGGCCTATCAGGAGGGCCCGGTCAGAAATGGGGGGGCCATTCAAGGCCATGTTCGCATTCATGGGGAACGCCCAAGACCGATGGCGTTTAATCTCGTCACGATCCCGGATGCCGTATATTGTGGAAGAATTTCTACCGGTACTGGGTGGCGCATTGTTGAGGATTTTATTATTGGGCCTCAAGGGTCGCTTAAGGATGCGGTAGTGATGGTGAAAGGGGTAGAAAAAGGCAAACCGTTTTCTTTACCAAAGGTGGAGGTTGAAGCCATTGATTGTGATTTTTTACCATTTGTCAATGTGTTAAAGGACCAGGATGAAATAACCGTGATCAATATGGATCCGGTAGAGCATGATATTCAGGGATATGAAACGGCCAGAGAACGAGGGGCCAGGGTCTTGTTTAATCGTCCATTGCCCATGAACCCCTTTCATAATGTGGTTGGTATGTTTGGAAAAAACGTCCATACCCATCTGCCCGGAAAACCGATGATTGAAAAAATCCATTTGCGAAAAGGACGGGATGTTTTTGTCATGCAATGTGGTTTTCATCCCTATATGTTTTCATGGGGATTAGTGGTGGATAATCCCTATTATTCGATTTCCAAAGAGGATGGGGCCTACGAAATTCGCGATATTCCCGCAGGAGAATATCAAGTGACTGTCTGGCACCCTGGTATGAAAACCTATTTGGAAAAAACCGTTCGTGTGGAACCGGGAAAAACGCTGACATTGGATTTCCAATATGAATCTCCCCAAGGGAGGAGAAGCGTGCATGAAATGCAGGAGAACCCACATTTTGGACTGGAAATGCTTGGAGAGGGCGTTGAGATTATTCCGTCGTTACGACGGCAAGTTCCCTGA
- a CDS encoding thioredoxin domain-containing protein yields the protein MVAGLSVLFLVSPLHAEIQPHGESVDHPIVHWHEWGNEAFGRAQSEDKLIILDLTAIWCHACHVMDQTTYAIPHIVQLLNTKFIPVRVDTDQRPDLDARYRAGGWPTTNVLLPTGEILFQTNALGSEEMEAMLLEAQSIYDTDKAVLLKEASQLWERVREKVEAGPSKANVLQAAMVKQSVEMMRAQFDPVNGGFRDAPKFFEPEAIQMVLAHGFFEDDPGLLKIGLDTLKKQVGLLDPVWGGFYRYAEQADWSQPHFEKMLSIQALNLRNYVEAFQLTGDLQFKRIALAIIEYVSRFLTDPQTGLLYESQDADVRGTGGILSMSGAEYYSLNESKRLAIGTPYVDRRVFTGSNALMAWSYLYASVVLEQVKIGDLALQILSRLFPKRFDVKKGLAHGEPGDGPNLYGLLSDHIFFGQALLEAFRVTGQSQFLQYAESLAEVTPRLLQDPANGGFFDHPQMPGKIGLLKFPNKPVKENFQAVLWYLDLFHLTEKPTYRSIAESTLQATVMSRQPLPLALSGLAIDQWFRFPIHIAVVGNFDNAMTNILMAEGQRMFCPGKIVKRFDPKEGQAKWGDIIFPYDGRPVAFVCTDRLCSAPVFQAEDMKKSVADMMAILRAPVQK from the coding sequence ATGGTCGCTGGGCTCAGCGTGTTGTTTCTCGTCAGTCCCCTTCATGCTGAAATACAGCCTCATGGGGAGTCTGTCGACCATCCAATTGTTCATTGGCATGAATGGGGAAATGAAGCATTCGGACGTGCTCAATCCGAAGATAAATTAATTATTTTGGATCTCACCGCTATTTGGTGTCATGCCTGCCATGTGATGGACCAGACGACTTATGCCATCCCTCATATCGTACAGCTGCTCAACACCAAATTTATTCCTGTTCGGGTCGATACTGATCAGCGTCCCGATTTAGATGCTCGTTACCGAGCGGGGGGATGGCCGACGACTAATGTCCTCCTGCCAACCGGAGAAATTCTTTTTCAAACGAATGCCTTGGGTTCTGAGGAAATGGAAGCCATGCTTCTTGAGGCGCAGTCTATCTATGACACCGATAAGGCGGTGTTGCTCAAGGAGGCCTCTCAATTATGGGAGCGGGTACGAGAGAAGGTGGAAGCCGGTCCATCCAAAGCGAATGTGCTTCAGGCTGCCATGGTCAAACAAAGTGTGGAGATGATGAGAGCCCAATTTGACCCAGTCAATGGAGGGTTTCGGGATGCCCCCAAATTCTTTGAACCCGAAGCCATCCAGATGGTTTTGGCCCATGGCTTTTTTGAAGATGATCCAGGGTTGCTCAAGATAGGATTGGATACCTTAAAAAAGCAAGTGGGCTTACTTGATCCCGTTTGGGGCGGGTTTTACCGCTATGCTGAACAAGCAGATTGGAGCCAACCGCATTTTGAAAAGATGTTGTCGATTCAAGCTCTGAATCTTCGCAATTATGTTGAGGCCTTCCAACTCACCGGAGATCTTCAGTTTAAACGCATAGCCTTGGCCATTATTGAATATGTTTCGCGGTTTTTAACCGATCCGCAAACGGGGTTGTTGTACGAAAGTCAGGACGCCGACGTCAGAGGAACTGGTGGGATATTGTCCATGTCTGGAGCCGAGTACTATTCTCTCAATGAGAGCAAACGATTGGCCATCGGTACTCCATATGTGGACCGACGAGTTTTCACAGGGAGTAATGCATTGATGGCATGGTCCTATTTGTATGCCTCAGTGGTGTTGGAACAGGTCAAGATAGGGGATTTGGCTCTTCAAATATTGAGCAGGTTGTTTCCGAAGCGTTTTGATGTGAAGAAGGGGCTCGCTCATGGCGAGCCTGGAGACGGCCCCAACCTTTACGGTTTATTATCGGATCACATATTCTTTGGCCAAGCGTTACTTGAGGCCTTTAGAGTGACAGGGCAATCTCAATTTTTGCAATATGCTGAATCCCTTGCCGAAGTAACTCCACGGTTATTGCAAGATCCCGCAAATGGAGGATTTTTTGATCATCCACAGATGCCAGGTAAAATTGGTCTTCTGAAGTTCCCAAACAAACCGGTGAAGGAGAATTTCCAAGCCGTCCTCTGGTACCTTGATCTTTTTCATTTGACGGAGAAGCCCACGTATCGCTCCATCGCTGAGAGCACGTTGCAGGCCACGGTCATGTCTCGGCAACCTCTTCCCCTCGCATTGTCCGGTTTGGCTATCGATCAATGGTTTCGGTTTCCTATTCATATTGCGGTGGTGGGAAATTTTGACAATGCCATGACCAACATTCTAATGGCGGAAGGCCAGCGAATGTTTTGTCCTGGAAAAATTGTGAAAAGGTTTGATCCCAAGGAGGGTCAGGCAAAGTGGGGTGACATTATTTTTCCCTATGACGGACGACCCGTAGCATTTGTCTGTACTGACCGGTTGTGTTCGGCTCCGGTCTTTCAGGCAGAGGACATGAAAAAGAGTGTGGCTGACATGATGGCCATACTCAGAGCCCCTGTTCAAAAATGA
- a CDS encoding HEAT repeat domain-containing protein translates to MNVVLVLGVLWALSGSVLAEEAHDSTLIQAQKAYDQDQFQQVVDLVKPLYKESTPLLQASRLYILALARLGKTPEAIEVYEKAIAGTKREDEPFLRQLAIASILPVRSDMREQMRGAAYTALKEIESDQAVEYLEKGLTDETGMIRALVAEALGQRKAGQRSKAFREALKDGAGLVRATVLIGLGQSGDRSLEPLIRPSLNDEQHLVQIAAARALYELGHKEYWVRLEQGATSEEGYERGAAIRAFGELGDRRAIPILEKTISDSQPSIRAAAIASLGKLHAPESLQTLKAVLFDRIPAVRSVAAFSMGYYEPHQVLTPLTRALADSNSGVQAAAVASLLRSGAPYSVVKDTVQHLLNDQNPAIRSGAVKALANGKGPNVLNVLILALNDPLPRPRIGASRALGRIGDRTLLPTLKRLLRDTDEAVRVTAAAAIVKILEKEIGL, encoded by the coding sequence ATGAATGTTGTGCTCGTTCTTGGTGTTCTGTGGGCTCTCTCAGGGTCGGTGTTGGCGGAAGAGGCACATGATTCAACCCTCATTCAGGCGCAAAAAGCCTACGATCAGGATCAATTTCAACAGGTCGTTGACCTTGTTAAGCCTTTATACAAAGAGAGCACGCCCCTCTTGCAGGCTTCTCGTCTATACATCCTAGCATTAGCGCGCTTGGGAAAGACTCCCGAAGCCATTGAGGTTTATGAGAAAGCCATTGCCGGGACAAAACGGGAAGACGAACCGTTCTTACGCCAGCTTGCCATTGCCAGTATATTGCCTGTCCGTTCCGACATGCGGGAACAAATGCGGGGCGCTGCCTATACGGCATTAAAGGAAATCGAATCCGATCAGGCCGTGGAATATTTAGAAAAAGGCTTAACTGATGAAACCGGCATGATTAGAGCATTAGTGGCAGAAGCCTTAGGGCAAAGAAAAGCAGGGCAGCGTTCCAAGGCGTTTCGTGAAGCATTGAAGGACGGAGCCGGTTTGGTGCGGGCAACCGTTTTAATTGGGCTAGGACAATCCGGCGACAGGAGTCTTGAGCCCCTCATTAGACCATCGTTGAACGATGAGCAGCATCTGGTCCAAATTGCTGCAGCAAGAGCATTATATGAGCTCGGTCATAAGGAATACTGGGTTCGTTTGGAGCAAGGGGCGACCAGCGAAGAAGGGTATGAACGGGGCGCGGCTATCCGTGCATTTGGTGAGTTAGGGGATCGTCGTGCGATACCGATCTTGGAAAAAACTATTTCCGATTCTCAACCGTCTATCCGTGCTGCGGCCATTGCATCCTTGGGAAAATTGCATGCTCCTGAATCTTTGCAGACACTGAAGGCAGTTTTGTTTGATCGTATTCCTGCGGTGCGGAGTGTGGCAGCTTTTAGCATGGGGTATTACGAACCACATCAAGTGTTAACCCCGTTAACCAGGGCGTTGGCCGATTCGAATTCCGGTGTGCAAGCGGCGGCCGTGGCGTCATTGTTACGGTCAGGAGCCCCTTATTCAGTGGTCAAGGATACCGTTCAGCATCTCCTCAATGACCAAAATCCGGCCATTCGGTCGGGTGCGGTCAAGGCGCTTGCAAATGGAAAAGGTCCTAACGTTCTCAATGTTCTTATATTGGCTCTCAATGATCCATTGCCTCGTCCTAGGATTGGGGCCTCCCGCGCATTGGGTCGTATTGGCGATCGTACGCTCCTCCCGACCTTAAAGCGCCTCCTGCGAGATACTGATGAAGCGGTGCGGGTGACTGCCGCCGCCGCTATTGTGAAGATTTTGGAAAAGGAGATCGGTCTTTAA
- a CDS encoding protease inhibitor I42 family protein, which yields MNIDQVQAKAIQVFQSDTFMVHLWEDRTRGEQWVPSYDPKVLGLVEDEFLRTVSNNAVDSGRRSFEFRALELGTHHLEFSKRMAWKFTAEDRRIFKVIVSPLSS from the coding sequence ATGAATATAGATCAAGTTCAGGCGAAAGCGATTCAGGTTTTCCAGTCGGACACATTTATGGTGCATTTATGGGAAGATCGGACCCGTGGGGAACAATGGGTGCCAAGTTATGACCCCAAAGTGCTGGGATTAGTGGAAGATGAGTTTCTTCGAACGGTCAGTAATAATGCGGTAGATTCCGGCCGGCGATCATTTGAATTTCGGGCATTGGAACTTGGAACGCATCATTTGGAGTTTAGTAAAAGGATGGCATGGAAGTTTACCGCTGAAGATCGACGGATTTTTAAGGTCATTGTCTCCCCTCTGTCTTCCTGA
- a CDS encoding DUF420 domain-containing protein, translated as MAVWLREPGFFGTHATVGADVSQLMATFFTILFIVGWIQARQHKNDRHHWLMFGGMVAMLAFFISYYLFRSLGVLAFEGKEGFGGPQWLYDQVFVPVLTLHILLVVIGLVMAIYMMVLGFRAQTFVEGKRILKDAILKTSGRRIVMILGGVTTIVLLFFLSRVMTSGFSMGKFSVYLGLILLIALVFGIEISIQRIWPNGARRHRVLGRFTMVIYCVLFVTGTFTYTMLYILYPGKIG; from the coding sequence ATGGCAGTATGGCTGAGAGAACCGGGATTTTTCGGTACCCATGCCACGGTTGGAGCGGATGTGAGCCAACTCATGGCGACGTTCTTTACGATATTGTTTATTGTCGGATGGATTCAGGCGAGACAGCATAAAAATGATCGGCACCATTGGCTGATGTTCGGTGGGATGGTTGCCATGCTCGCCTTCTTTATCAGTTATTATTTGTTTCGCAGTCTTGGGGTCCTGGCTTTTGAGGGCAAGGAAGGCTTTGGCGGACCTCAATGGTTATACGATCAAGTGTTTGTGCCTGTCTTGACGCTTCATATTCTCCTGGTCGTGATCGGCCTCGTGATGGCCATTTATATGATGGTGTTGGGGTTCCGGGCACAGACTTTCGTGGAAGGGAAGCGGATCTTGAAGGATGCGATATTAAAGACTTCCGGGAGACGAATCGTGATGATCCTGGGAGGGGTGACCACCATTGTCCTCTTATTTTTCCTTTCACGGGTAATGACCTCTGGATTTTCCATGGGGAAATTCAGTGTGTATCTTGGTCTTATTCTTCTCATTGCATTGGTGTTTGGAATTGAAATATCTATCCAGCGGATTTGGCCCAATGGGGCCAGACGGCATCGAGTGCTTGGACGATTTACCATGGTGATTTACTGTGTGTTGTTCGTAACGGGAACGTTCACCTACACGATGCTCTATATTCTCTATCCGGGAAAAATTGGGTAG
- a CDS encoding carboxypeptidase-like regulatory domain-containing protein: MRNRQSLTMSFLVGCILIAAPLVAQAGGTIKGKVTFAGEVPPPKEFAFSKFPNVDFCKKNESKSADGNTRLLKEVEVDGSKGLKNAVVAVTDIQDKAFLDKADKEAPQVVEAELCEFIPYTGVAVSKGLFKVVNNDADPSDPKSAEGVLHNPHSFDQLGAKSSTEFNIGLAKKGDSLEKNVKLKMSKKGSVLRLQCDQHEFMQGWYLPVTNAHYGVAGADGTFEIKDVPAGKHKVKAWHPIAGEVEADVDVKDGGTVEANFEIK, translated from the coding sequence ATGAGGAACCGTCAGTCTTTAACTATGTCATTTTTAGTGGGCTGCATTCTTATTGCTGCCCCATTAGTCGCCCAGGCGGGGGGAACTATTAAAGGGAAAGTCACATTTGCCGGAGAAGTTCCCCCACCGAAAGAATTTGCCTTCTCAAAATTTCCCAATGTGGATTTTTGCAAAAAAAATGAGAGCAAAAGTGCGGATGGGAATACCCGGTTGCTGAAGGAAGTGGAAGTAGATGGAAGCAAGGGTTTAAAGAATGCCGTGGTGGCGGTTACGGATATTCAAGACAAAGCATTCTTAGACAAAGCCGACAAGGAGGCCCCGCAAGTGGTCGAGGCTGAATTATGCGAGTTTATTCCGTATACGGGAGTGGCCGTAAGTAAGGGCCTGTTTAAGGTAGTCAATAACGATGCTGATCCAAGCGATCCTAAGTCGGCTGAAGGGGTGTTGCATAACCCGCATAGCTTTGATCAATTGGGTGCCAAGTCCAGCACCGAGTTTAATATCGGTCTGGCCAAAAAAGGTGATTCTTTAGAAAAAAACGTCAAATTGAAAATGTCGAAAAAGGGATCTGTGTTGCGGTTACAATGTGACCAACACGAATTTATGCAAGGCTGGTATTTGCCGGTGACCAATGCGCATTATGGCGTGGCTGGTGCCGACGGAACCTTTGAAATCAAGGACGTGCCTGCCGGCAAGCACAAAGTAAAGGCCTGGCATCCTATTGCCGGGGAAGTGGAAGCCGATGTGGATGTGAAGGACGGGGGAACCGTCGAAGCCAATTTCGAGATTAAATAA
- a CDS encoding formylglycine-generating enzyme family protein, translating to MREGQSRKYLVVMGLMVVGFTLISGMMSWALDVSDIRPEWTEEGKRLALQRTQWPTKEKRVVIPAGWFTMGSNKKIDRKAYRPEMPQRQVYLDAFEIDAYEVTALEYLRFVVDTGRPPLPDWKFDGGNFQESMAHHPVMHVTWYEADAYCRWAGKRLPTEAEWEKAARGTDGRIYPWGNTPAGLTRANFGRSGISGPVRDRPERLLLYPPIISVDKYEIGISPYNVFQMAGNVAEWVNDWYDPAYYQTAPDRNPQGPSTGEHRVFRGGGWMDSTPTVRTAQRNGTAPETQANWLGFRCAAGLKDDLTHSTSTP from the coding sequence ATGCGTGAAGGACAAAGCAGGAAGTACCTTGTGGTAATGGGCTTGATGGTGGTTGGGTTTACCCTCATTTCCGGAATGATGTCGTGGGCACTGGATGTGTCTGACATACGGCCGGAGTGGACGGAGGAGGGCAAAAGGTTGGCTTTGCAGCGGACGCAATGGCCTACCAAAGAAAAGAGAGTGGTGATTCCAGCCGGTTGGTTTACGATGGGAAGTAATAAGAAAATTGATAGGAAGGCTTACCGGCCTGAGATGCCTCAACGCCAGGTGTATCTGGATGCTTTTGAGATTGATGCCTATGAAGTAACCGCTTTGGAATATTTGCGTTTTGTCGTTGACACGGGCCGTCCGCCATTGCCGGATTGGAAATTTGATGGGGGAAACTTTCAGGAGAGTATGGCCCATCATCCCGTGATGCATGTCACCTGGTATGAAGCTGATGCCTATTGCCGGTGGGCCGGCAAGCGGCTCCCTACGGAAGCCGAATGGGAAAAAGCGGCCAGGGGAACAGATGGACGAATTTATCCGTGGGGAAATACGCCGGCAGGTCTGACGCGAGCCAATTTTGGGAGATCGGGCATATCCGGTCCGGTCCGTGATCGTCCCGAGCGGTTGCTTCTTTATCCACCTATTATTTCTGTCGATAAGTATGAAATCGGTATCAGTCCCTATAACGTTTTCCAGATGGCAGGGAATGTCGCAGAATGGGTGAACGATTGGTACGATCCGGCCTATTATCAAACTGCTCCGGACAGGAATCCCCAAGGCCCTTCTACCGGTGAACATCGGGTATTTCGTGGAGGTGGCTGGATGGACAGTACTCCGACCGTACGGACCGCTCAGCGCAATGGAACCGCTCCTGAGACACAGGCTAACTGGCTTGGCTTTCGGTGTGCTGCTGGCTTGAAAGACGATCTTACCCATTCGACCTCAACTCCTTGA
- a CDS encoding methyltransferase translates to MIRESSLADIFQIGYYWETKILLTAVKLDLFTALKGQSLTVNEVADSLKLNPRALELVMNALVAMRVLTKDEKLYVNTPVAERHLVQSSSEYVGHLLLLHDAEWNHWGQLEQTVKTGRSPVTQHVFETNPELGAHVLTVLDRIGQGSGQGLAKSVPIHGTVRMLDIGGGAGTNAIAFCLEHPGLSATVFDLPQTLKVTKDHVDRAGLGNRIHLQGGNFHVDAFQGSYDLALMSDILHYQDGSTNAALVKKVFACLTEGGRLIIKDRFLDPAKTSPAWTTAFAVHILVNTECGECFTIQDSRQWMEQAGFRIVEELEPRAMIQGTK, encoded by the coding sequence GTGATTCGTGAATCATCTCTCGCAGATATTTTCCAGATAGGATACTACTGGGAAACCAAAATTCTTCTCACCGCTGTTAAGCTTGATCTCTTTACCGCCCTTAAGGGACAGTCGCTCACGGTCAATGAGGTCGCCGATTCCCTGAAGCTCAACCCACGGGCCTTGGAGTTGGTCATGAACGCACTGGTTGCGATGCGTGTGTTAACGAAGGATGAGAAGCTGTATGTCAATACCCCTGTGGCTGAAAGACATTTGGTGCAATCAAGCTCAGAGTATGTGGGTCATTTATTACTGTTGCATGACGCTGAGTGGAATCATTGGGGGCAGTTGGAACAGACCGTAAAAACCGGACGGTCACCTGTAACGCAACATGTCTTTGAAACGAATCCGGAACTGGGAGCTCACGTGCTCACGGTCTTGGATCGAATCGGGCAGGGAAGTGGTCAGGGATTGGCGAAAAGTGTCCCCATTCATGGAACGGTACGGATGTTAGATATTGGTGGTGGGGCCGGAACCAATGCCATTGCCTTTTGCCTGGAACATCCCGGATTGTCCGCCACGGTTTTTGATCTTCCGCAAACCTTGAAGGTGACCAAAGACCATGTAGATCGTGCGGGATTAGGTAATCGTATCCACTTGCAAGGCGGCAACTTTCATGTCGATGCATTTCAGGGGTCGTATGATCTTGCCCTCATGTCGGATATTCTGCATTATCAGGATGGCAGCACCAATGCGGCATTGGTGAAGAAAGTATTTGCCTGTTTGACAGAGGGGGGGCGACTGATCATTAAAGATCGGTTCTTGGATCCTGCTAAAACGAGCCCTGCTTGGACGACAGCCTTTGCTGTTCATATTTTAGTGAACACAGAATGTGGCGAATGTTTTACGATTCAAGACAGTCGCCAATGGATGGAGCAAGCCGGCTTTCGAATTGTTGAAGAGTTAGAACCGCGTGCCATGATTCAAGGCACGAAATAA
- a CDS encoding carboxypeptidase-like regulatory domain-containing protein, which produces MNKNRMVEIAVIGLLWITSSTAFAYEVIEVTDGATIVGTVTLKGIPPSPKAYNLVTFPDPEYCGRISDGQGWRLLKDFVVNDENQLQGVVMVVEGVKAGKPFSLSIPRVEARDCQFLPFTTVVRNEHGIEVVNMDPVMHDIQAYETSLSQGTRVLFNSPLPFNPRHQRENIHATHEHLPGQSLVHQFQLSKGRKTFVMQCGFHAYMESWAIAVDNPYFSFTNDKGEYVISSLPPGSYRIRAWHPSVKHEQIYEFSVEPNQTVRKDFSLESPVGRWTAHTIRTPPRFTPAALGHPVLIEPLVEHQRP; this is translated from the coding sequence ATGAATAAAAATCGAATGGTAGAAATTGCCGTCATAGGTCTCCTCTGGATAACCAGTTCGACCGCTTTCGCTTATGAAGTTATTGAGGTAACGGACGGGGCCACTATTGTCGGTACTGTGACCCTCAAGGGCATTCCGCCTTCTCCTAAAGCGTATAATCTGGTGACGTTCCCTGATCCAGAGTATTGCGGCCGCATTTCTGATGGTCAGGGCTGGCGGCTACTTAAGGATTTCGTGGTGAATGATGAGAATCAACTTCAAGGGGTCGTGATGGTGGTTGAAGGCGTTAAGGCCGGGAAACCTTTTTCCCTTTCTATTCCGAGGGTGGAAGCTCGGGATTGCCAATTTCTGCCCTTTACGACGGTGGTGCGTAATGAGCATGGAATTGAAGTGGTGAATATGGATCCGGTCATGCATGATATTCAAGCCTATGAGACGTCGTTGAGCCAAGGGACGCGGGTGTTATTTAATTCTCCTCTACCCTTTAATCCTCGGCATCAACGTGAGAATATCCATGCGACACATGAGCACCTGCCGGGGCAATCTTTGGTTCATCAATTTCAACTGAGCAAAGGCCGAAAAACATTTGTGATGCAGTGCGGGTTCCACGCCTACATGGAAAGCTGGGCGATTGCGGTGGATAATCCCTATTTCAGCTTTACTAATGATAAGGGAGAGTATGTCATTTCTTCACTCCCGCCTGGAAGTTATCGCATTCGGGCCTGGCATCCAAGTGTCAAACATGAGCAGATTTATGAATTTTCCGTGGAACCAAACCAAACCGTGCGGAAGGATTTTTCCTTAGAATCTCCCGTGGGTCGTTGGACAGCGCACACCATCCGGACGCCGCCGAGATTTACTCCCGCTGCCTTGGGCCACCCCGTTTTGATAGAGCCTCTGGTTGAACACCAAAGGCCATGA
- a CDS encoding Rieske (2Fe-2S) protein, giving the protein MNDSDFEKGMDCRVCEPLSPKEGFIYVGKLEDIPKGKGRVFKVDGKSVAIFRVDDRCFAINDICPHQGASLGKGRLKGFLVSCPWHHQQFDIRSGFGPDGGGYCVVNYDVLIDKGNVFVCLKKRDWLTGE; this is encoded by the coding sequence ATGAATGATTCAGATTTTGAAAAGGGTATGGACTGCAGGGTATGTGAACCGCTGAGTCCAAAAGAGGGATTTATTTATGTTGGGAAGCTGGAGGATATTCCAAAAGGAAAGGGACGGGTATTCAAAGTCGACGGGAAAAGCGTGGCTATTTTTCGGGTTGATGATCGTTGCTTTGCTATCAATGATATCTGTCCCCACCAAGGAGCCTCTTTGGGAAAGGGCCGGTTGAAGGGCTTTCTGGTTTCTTGTCCGTGGCATCATCAGCAATTTGACATTCGCTCGGGATTTGGTCCGGATGGCGGAGGGTATTGTGTGGTCAACTATGATGTACTGATTGATAAGGGAAATGTGTTTGTTTGTTTAAAAAAACGTGATTGGCTAACTGGAGAATAG
- the dat gene encoding D-amino-acid transaminase codes for MPDIGYFNGHFSPLEEIKISPDDRGFLFGDGIYEVIRAYHGVPAFWNEHFNRLVRSAQETRIQFSLEPPQFLRLLLSGLQQSGYQEGKIYIQVTRGVAPREHTFPSNGEPTVFLAFRQMVGLPTDVFQHGVSVITLPDTRWHRCDIKSLNLLPNVLAKQQARDAKAFEAIFVRDGQVTEGATSNIFVVKNGVLITPERNHLVLAGVTQQQVATLAQAKGLDVQFRSIPISEVLQSDEVFLVGTTIEVLPVIQVNEQLIQDGKPGPISTDLQKEFSSYVAGLTLS; via the coding sequence ATGCCGGATATTGGGTATTTCAATGGGCACTTTTCTCCATTGGAGGAGATTAAGATCTCTCCGGATGATCGTGGATTCTTATTTGGGGATGGCATCTATGAAGTGATTCGTGCCTATCATGGGGTTCCTGCTTTTTGGAATGAGCATTTCAATAGGTTGGTCAGGAGTGCCCAAGAAACCCGGATCCAATTTTCTTTAGAGCCACCCCAATTTCTGCGCCTCCTTCTTTCCGGTCTTCAGCAGAGTGGGTATCAGGAGGGAAAGATCTATATTCAGGTAACCAGAGGTGTGGCTCCGCGTGAGCATACTTTCCCTTCTAATGGAGAACCTACCGTCTTCTTGGCATTTCGACAAATGGTTGGATTGCCGACTGACGTCTTTCAGCATGGCGTAAGTGTTATTACCCTACCTGATACTCGATGGCATCGCTGTGATATTAAAAGCCTTAATTTGCTTCCGAATGTCCTGGCCAAGCAACAGGCCCGTGATGCCAAGGCCTTTGAGGCGATATTTGTAAGAGACGGACAGGTGACTGAGGGGGCTACGAGTAATATCTTTGTGGTGAAAAATGGCGTGCTTATTACTCCAGAAAGGAATCATTTGGTCCTGGCTGGCGTGACACAGCAACAGGTGGCGACGTTAGCTCAGGCAAAAGGCTTGGACGTCCAATTTCGATCAATTCCTATTTCGGAAGTCCTTCAATCTGACGAAGTCTTTCTCGTGGGCACAACAATTGAGGTTTTGCCTGTCATTCAGGTGAATGAACAACTCATACAGGATGGAAAGCCAGGCCCCATTTCCACTGATCTTCAGAAAGAGTTTTCCTCGTATGTCGCTGGGCTCACACTGTCGTAG
- a CDS encoding DUF192 domain-containing protein yields MLSFLQGKGVPSKKRIFFLLVMALFLISGALLFNAPEQTQVININFPSGGVLKAEVADTPEKLLFGLAFRNILPPGEGMIYIFDNSGPHRVWTKEFQFPVDVIWVDESKVVVHIVERALPCNERECPWYGPPPQDARYIVEANAGFVDQAKVQIGAQVTFTLLVS; encoded by the coding sequence ATGTTATCTTTTCTACAAGGTAAAGGGGTCCCAAGTAAAAAGCGAATTTTCTTTCTTTTGGTAATGGCGTTGTTCCTGATTTCCGGTGCACTATTGTTTAATGCTCCCGAACAGACGCAAGTCATCAATATAAATTTTCCCAGCGGTGGGGTGTTGAAAGCAGAGGTTGCTGATACACCGGAAAAACTTTTATTCGGATTAGCGTTTAGAAATATTCTTCCTCCCGGTGAGGGAATGATTTATATTTTTGACAATTCTGGTCCCCATCGGGTCTGGACAAAAGAGTTTCAATTTCCTGTTGATGTGATTTGGGTTGATGAGAGTAAGGTTGTCGTGCATATAGTCGAAAGGGCTCTTCCCTGCAACGAAAGAGAATGCCCCTGGTATGGGCCCCCGCCGCAAGATGCACGCTATATTGTGGAAGCCAATGCTGGGTTTGTGGACCAAGCCAAAGTTCAGATAGGGGCACAGGTCACCTTTACATTGCTTGTCTCTTAA